The Neobacillus sp. PS3-34 genome has a window encoding:
- the rluB gene encoding 23S rRNA pseudouridine(2605) synthase RluB, whose translation MERLQKVIARAGIASRRKAEELIKEGHVKVNGKVVTELGTKVTASDKVEVDEIPIEKENPVYFLMYKPRGVISSVKDDKGRKVVTDFFPLLKERIYPVGRLDYDTSGLLLLTNDGEFANLLMHPRNQIDKVYVVKTEGIPAKEDLRKLEKGIKLEDGKTAPAKVNLLSADKRKQTAIIEITIHEGRNRQVRRMFEAIGFPVLKLKRERYSFLTLAGLRTGEIRELTHHEVKQLRAAANESLHKNS comes from the coding sequence ATGGAAAGATTGCAAAAGGTTATCGCAAGGGCAGGGATTGCTTCCCGCCGCAAAGCGGAAGAATTAATTAAAGAGGGACATGTAAAGGTGAATGGAAAGGTTGTTACGGAGCTTGGAACAAAAGTAACAGCATCTGATAAAGTGGAAGTGGACGAGATTCCAATCGAAAAGGAAAATCCTGTATATTTCCTGATGTATAAACCGCGTGGAGTCATTTCAAGTGTTAAGGATGACAAAGGCAGGAAAGTAGTGACCGACTTTTTCCCTCTACTGAAGGAAAGGATTTATCCTGTAGGAAGGCTGGACTATGATACTTCAGGCTTATTGCTTCTTACAAATGACGGGGAATTCGCCAATCTTCTAATGCATCCAAGAAATCAAATTGACAAAGTGTATGTAGTGAAAACAGAGGGAATTCCAGCCAAGGAAGATCTCCGTAAGCTGGAAAAGGGAATCAAGCTTGAAGATGGCAAGACTGCTCCCGCAAAGGTTAACCTTCTTTCAGCGGATAAAAGAAAGCAAACAGCTATTATTGAAATTACGATTCATGAAGGTCGGAATCGCCAAGTCAGAAGAATGTTTGAAGCGATTGGCTTCCCGGTCTTGAAACTAAAAAGGGAACGTTATTCATTTCTGACACTAGCGGGATTAAGAACAGGGGAAATCCGTGAACTGACACATCACGAAGTGAAGCAGCTCCGGGCAGCAGCAAATGAGTCTCTTCATAAGAATTCATAA
- the resA gene encoding thiol-disulfide oxidoreductase ResA yields MKKRRLYVRSIILLILGAAVAYTLYANYTKDDQMKVAVGEKAPDFVLTDMNGVKHRLSDYKGKGVFLNFWGTWCKPCETEMPFINNQYHQFKDKGVEVLAVDIKESNLAVTKFAERHKLDFPIMIDKDEQVMTEYGIDPLPATFLIDKNGYVVKYHTGQLTEDMAKDLMELIKP; encoded by the coding sequence TTGAAAAAACGGCGTTTATATGTAAGAAGCATTATTTTATTGATTTTAGGGGCTGCCGTTGCCTATACACTTTATGCAAATTATACAAAAGATGATCAAATGAAGGTAGCGGTAGGGGAAAAAGCTCCAGATTTTGTTCTTACCGATATGAATGGGGTAAAGCACCGCCTTTCAGATTATAAAGGTAAAGGTGTATTTTTGAACTTCTGGGGAACATGGTGTAAGCCTTGTGAAACTGAAATGCCATTCATTAATAACCAATATCACCAATTTAAAGATAAGGGTGTCGAGGTTCTTGCAGTGGATATAAAAGAATCCAATCTTGCGGTTACGAAATTTGCAGAGCGGCACAAGCTTGATTTTCCGATCATGATCGATAAAGACGAGCAGGTCATGACTGAATATGGAATTGACCCACTGCCGGCGACTTTTTTAATCGACAAAAATGGATATGTAGTGAAATACCATACTGGCCAGCTTACAGAAGACATGGCAAAAGATCTTATGGAGCTTATCAAACCATAA